DNA from Pseudomonadota bacterium:
CCGGGCTCTGGGCAGAATGTTGGGACGAGAACCTGAAACCTTGGTGGGGGAAAGCTACGGTAGTCTCTTTGCCGGGACCGAAGATCAACTTTCTGAAGTTTTAAATCATGAAATTTATGAAACCGAAGCAGTTAAGGTTAATGGAACAAAATTCCCGGTTGAGATCAAAATCAATTGGGTTCGCTATGATGCTCTGCCGGCCCAGGCCGGAGTTTGTCGGGATATCACTGAGCGGATGGAATCGGTGCGTAAAGAACTCGAGCATGAACGATTGGCTGTAATTGGTCGTATTGCCACTGTTTTTGCCCATGAGATCAGAAATTCGCTCTCATCAATAAAGGTCAATGTCAGGATTTTACAGAGAAAGCTTAATCTGGCTGAAAACGATACCCGGCGTATGGAGATTATTCTGCGTGATATCGATAAGCTTGACAAGCTTCTACAGGATACCCTCTTTTTCTCCAGACCTCTCGAAATAAGTCCGCACTGGTATGATGTCAATGATCTGATAAATAAGGTTATACGGAGGTTTGATGATCTTCTGGCCGCTGCGGGTATCCTCATACAGGTTGATCTTGACGAGGCGATGCCGGAAGTCAAAGTTGATGGTAACAGTATGGATATTGTTTTTGATAACCTGATCACCAATGCGATAGAGGCCCTGCACGAATCCCCGGATAAAAGATTAATCATTTCGACCCGCTTTCAGAAAAACACAGGCGCCGATAATGGTATGATTGAAATTGCTGTGGCCGACAACGGTTGCGGTATACGGGAAGATGAGCTAGAGCAGATTTTTCAACCTTTTTTTACCACCAGGAAAAACGGTATTGGTCTTGGACTCAGCAATGTTGCCAGGGTGATTGAACAACATGGTGGTTCGATCGGGGTTGAAAGCAAGATTAATCAGGGCACAATTTTCAGGGTTGTACTGCCATGGCAAAAAGAATTGAAATAGTCATCGTTGACGATAACCTGGAACTGCTGGAAAGCCTGGAACTCTATTTTCGGGAAAAGGGTTATGGGGTTGCCATAGCTGATAATGGTGAAGCTGGATTGGCGCTGATTCAAGCCCAAAAGCCGGCGGTTGCCATTGTCGATCTGCGTCTGCCCGGTATGAGTGGTCTGGCACTGCTGAAAGCGCTTAAAGTTGAGGGTATAGATTGTCGGACAGTTGTTATAACAGCCTATCAGGAGATGGAAACTACGGTTCAGGCTATCAAGCTCGGAGCTTTCGACTATTTACATAAACCGATTGATATTGATGCTCTTGATGCGGTTATAGACAAGGCCTTAAGTGATATCCCTGAAACTGAATCTATAAAGGTTGTGGATGAGGGGTTCAAGGAGAACACGATTGTTGGCCGCTCCCATGAGTTGAAAGAGATTTTTAAGCTTATCGGACTGCTTTCAGAGGTGAAAACCACGGTTCTGATTGTCGGCGAGAGCGGTACCGGCAAAGAGTTGGTGGCCCGGGCTATTCACTATTACAGCTCGTCGGCCGGAGAGCCTTTTATTGCTCTCAACTGTTCTGCAATTGTTGAAAATCTGATTGAAAGTGAACTTTTCGGCCATGAAGAAGGCAGTTTTACCGGGGCCAGTGAGACCAAAAAAGGCAAACTTGAGGTTGCCGGTGGTGGAACCTTATTTCTCGATGAAATCAGTGAGATTCCCCTCCATTTGCAGGCCAAACTACTACGCTTTATCCAGGAACGGGAATTTGAGCGGGTTGGGGGAAATCAGAAGATAAAATTCAATGCTCGGATTATAGCGGCGACTAATCGTGATCTTGCGCAAATGGTTAAGCGGGGAGAGTTTCGTCAAGACCTCTATTTTCGGCTCAAAGTTTTTGAGATATCTATCCCGCCTTTGCGAAAACGCAAAGATGATATTCCTCTGCTGGTGGAGTACCTGATAAAAAAAATAAACCGCACTACCGGTAAAAAAATTCAGCGAATTTCTAAAGTTGCCATTAAGCGGTTTATGGAGCATGACTGGCCCGGAAATATTCGTGAGTTGGAAAACGTCTTGACCCGTGCCGTAGTTCTTTCCAAAGATAATTGTCTGCAGGAATCTTGTGTTGTTAACCTGCTGCGCCGACCGCAGGCTGATTATCCAACATCTTTTCAATTAAAAAGTTTGAGCGAAATCGAAGCCCAGCACATTGCTCACGTCCTTGAATGTTGTCACGGGAACATCTCCCGGGCGGCCCGCATCTTGGGAATTACCCGACCTACCTTACGAAATAAAATCAAGTCACTGGATATCTCTTTCGGAGATAGCTGAAGCAGCTTGCCCAGCAGAGATATTCTTCATCGATGATGGAAAATAATTATCCACCTGGAAAATTCTTATCCACCGACACCCGCTTATTTTCTGTTTTTCAATAAAACGATTTTATAGTATTGAGATTCCTTTTTAAGTAATTTGATTTTATTTCCCTTTGTATCTGTGTGAATTTAAACTATGGAAACTTTTTTAAGTGTATGTGCGGGTTAGAATGCTATTTCATGGCATATTCATTGCTGGTTATTATGGAATTGGTTTTTTTGAATGCAAGATAATATCTAACTGATGCAGGAGGTGTGGCGATGAGAATTGGTAAAAGTTTTGTCTGGTTAATAATCGTATTACTGGTTGTCTGTACTGCAAGTGTTGCCGGTGCTGCTGCTACCGGAAAACCAATCGTTTTGGGATGTCCGTTGTCAACCGCTTTTCTCTATGGTTGGGATGCTGAAAGAGGGATTAAGCTGGCTGTTGAAGAGATTAATCAGGCCGGTGGCGTCACGTTTGAAGGGGCTGCTCATCCTTTTAAGGTTGAAGTTATCGATACCCGGTCGTTGGAACCCGGGGTTCCGGTCAGCGAAGCCCTGCTCGGGGTCGAAAAACTTATTCTCGAAAAAAAGGCTGATTTTATTGTTGGCGGTCCGGTTCGTTCGGAAGCGGCGATGGCGGTTATGGACTTGCTCAATAAACACCAGAAGGTTTCGATCGTCACGACCGGAGTCTTGAGTCCGGGCTACCACAAGCGGATTGCGGCTGATTACGATAAATTTAAATACTGTTTCCGCAACTCTTCAGAGATCATCACGATCGGTAAAGATATGATCAAGGTTTTTAATCTCTTAAATAGTGAACACGGTCTTAAAAAAGCTTTTATCATGGTTCAGGATGTTGCCCATGCCCGCAAAGCCGGTGGATTTATCGCCAAATTGCTCAAGGGTACCGGCAAATGGGAAGTTCTTGGTCAGGAGATTTATCCCACCGGGGCCACCGATTTTTCCATGGGTCTCTTGAAAGCCCGCCGCCTGAAAGCTGAAGTTCTGTTTATCTGGATGGATATGCCGGAATCGGCGATTCTGCTTAAACAGTGGAAGAATATGCGGATGAAGTGTGTACCGATGGGTTTTATGTCGGCGGCTGAACAGCCTAACTTCTGGGATGCCACCAAGGGTAATTGTGAATACACGATTGTTGATGCCGTCAATGGCGGTAATGTACCTTCAACCATGACACCATGGACGATGAAGTTTGTTGACAGCTACAAGAAAAAATGGGGTCTGGAACCGGAAGGCTATGGGACTTCATCCAGTTATATGGCCGTTTATCAGTTGAAGGCAGCCATCGAAGCGGCCGGCAGCCTTAATTCTGATGCGGTGATCAAGGCTCTCGAAGAACAAGATCTGATGGGGGTTTACGGGCGGATGAAATTTGCGAAGAACCACCAGATTATCCCTTCTGGCGATCCGGAAAAAGGTGCGGCCGGCTGTCTTTTTCAATGGCAGAACGGCAAACGGGTACAATTCTTTCCCAAAGCTGGAGCGACCGGGGATATTATCCTGCCGCCCTGGATGAAATGACGGGGGTAAATATTATGGAATTTGCTGATCTGTTTTCCCTGCTTGAGGCCCGCAAGAGTTGTCGCTCTTTTCAGCCGGAAGTGTCTCTTAAGCCGGAAGAAATTAAAATGATAATCAAGGCCGGCCAGCAGGCTCCCAACCCGCTTAACCAGCAGCCCTGGTCATTTGTGGTCATCACTGCCGATAAGATCAAGAAAAAGCTGCGCCAGGCTGGTGAAAAGGCCAAGCAGACAGTCTTGGATAAAGGTGGACCCGGCTGGGTTGGCGGTTTCAGTATTGATTTTATGGAGGAGGCTTCGCTCGTCATTGCGGTTCTGGTCAACCCTGGTAAAGGTGGTCTCGGAGATTATTTTAATCAACCTACTGGCAGTATACAGGCCGGTTCGGCCTGCATGCAGAATATGATGCTGGCGGCCACGACTTTGGGTTTTGGTTCCCTCTGGTTTACTTTTTTCGATCCGGCTGAGGTCCGGCCGATTATCTCGGTGCCCGATAACCTTGAGATTGTCGGTCTGCTCTTTGTTGGCAAAGCAGCTGGAGATGTACCTTCCAGTCGCCGTCGTGATCCGGTGATTTATGCCGATTGTTTTGGGGTCGAGTATGATCAGGGTTGATTCGGTGTAGAAGGTGCGAGGGCGTGGAGCCATAAAGACAAAAGATTGATTTTGTAAACAAAGCTCTGCGTCCTTGCATTAAAAAATGATAGGTTGAAAGGATATGAAAATATGAATATTAATCCGGATTTTATTTCGCCCTGTGGGCTTTATTGCGGAGTTTGCGCAATTCACATAGCTTATCGTGACAACAATCAGAAATTTAAGGAGAGTTTGGTGGGACTTTACAAAGGGGGTGTTCCTGGCAAGGGTACTCTTCCCGGAAGTGAAAATCTTTCAACTGATGATATCCGATGCCAAGGGTGTTTATCTGATGATTTGTTCATGCATTGCAAACAGTGTGAGATCAGGGAGTGTACAATAAAGAAGGGATATGCCGGATGTCATCAGTGCGACGAATTT
Protein-coding regions in this window:
- a CDS encoding ATP-binding protein gives rise to the protein MNLCTFLRVKRSEIIDDWVQQLSRTISDRYRERNLSELRETVARAYDGNYSVICNHDWQPIEEFIVFITRMRLDRGFSLSEVQKAFGIFRIIMINHLPLVFQGEELCNALLSVNNSVDVTINRFSEYFQGKHEEEMQGFLESLEEKVEKRTEQLYNSENRYRTLIEDISDGYFVCRDDRLIFANRALGRMLGREPETLVGESYGSLFAGTEDQLSEVLNHEIYETEAVKVNGTKFPVEIKINWVRYDALPAQAGVCRDITERMESVRKELEHERLAVIGRIATVFAHEIRNSLSSIKVNVRILQRKLNLAENDTRRMEIILRDIDKLDKLLQDTLFFSRPLEISPHWYDVNDLINKVIRRFDDLLAAAGILIQVDLDEAMPEVKVDGNSMDIVFDNLITNAIEALHESPDKRLIISTRFQKNTGADNGMIEIAVADNGCGIREDELEQIFQPFFTTRKNGIGLGLSNVARVIEQHGGSIGVESKINQGTIFRVVLPWQKELK
- a CDS encoding sigma-54 dependent transcriptional regulator, which codes for MAKRIEIVIVDDNLELLESLELYFREKGYGVAIADNGEAGLALIQAQKPAVAIVDLRLPGMSGLALLKALKVEGIDCRTVVITAYQEMETTVQAIKLGAFDYLHKPIDIDALDAVIDKALSDIPETESIKVVDEGFKENTIVGRSHELKEIFKLIGLLSEVKTTVLIVGESGTGKELVARAIHYYSSSAGEPFIALNCSAIVENLIESELFGHEEGSFTGASETKKGKLEVAGGGTLFLDEISEIPLHLQAKLLRFIQEREFERVGGNQKIKFNARIIAATNRDLAQMVKRGEFRQDLYFRLKVFEISIPPLRKRKDDIPLLVEYLIKKINRTTGKKIQRISKVAIKRFMEHDWPGNIRELENVLTRAVVLSKDNCLQESCVVNLLRRPQADYPTSFQLKSLSEIEAQHIAHVLECCHGNISRAARILGITRPTLRNKIKSLDISFGDS
- a CDS encoding ABC transporter substrate-binding protein codes for the protein MRIGKSFVWLIIVLLVVCTASVAGAAATGKPIVLGCPLSTAFLYGWDAERGIKLAVEEINQAGGVTFEGAAHPFKVEVIDTRSLEPGVPVSEALLGVEKLILEKKADFIVGGPVRSEAAMAVMDLLNKHQKVSIVTTGVLSPGYHKRIAADYDKFKYCFRNSSEIITIGKDMIKVFNLLNSEHGLKKAFIMVQDVAHARKAGGFIAKLLKGTGKWEVLGQEIYPTGATDFSMGLLKARRLKAEVLFIWMDMPESAILLKQWKNMRMKCVPMGFMSAAEQPNFWDATKGNCEYTIVDAVNGGNVPSTMTPWTMKFVDSYKKKWGLEPEGYGTSSSYMAVYQLKAAIEAAGSLNSDAVIKALEEQDLMGVYGRMKFAKNHQIIPSGDPEKGAAGCLFQWQNGKRVQFFPKAGATGDIILPPWMK
- a CDS encoding nitroreductase family protein is translated as MEFADLFSLLEARKSCRSFQPEVSLKPEEIKMIIKAGQQAPNPLNQQPWSFVVITADKIKKKLRQAGEKAKQTVLDKGGPGWVGGFSIDFMEEASLVIAVLVNPGKGGLGDYFNQPTGSIQAGSACMQNMMLAATTLGFGSLWFTFFDPAEVRPIISVPDNLEIVGLLFVGKAAGDVPSSRRRDPVIYADCFGVEYDQG
- a CDS encoding DUF3795 domain-containing protein, with the protein product MNINPDFISPCGLYCGVCAIHIAYRDNNQKFKESLVGLYKGGVPGKGTLPGSENLSTDDIRCQGCLSDDLFMHCKQCEIRECTIKKGYAGCHQCDEFPCHYIENFSMAVGKKVILRSVPYRRKFGTEKWIQDEESRYFCPECGNKVFRGVVKCNQCKAKLDLD